gcagagaggatgtttccactgatagggaagactagaactagagggcatgatcttagaataaagggccgcccatttaaaacagagatgaggagaaatttcttctctcagagggttgtaaatctgtggaattcgttgcctcagagaactgtggaagctgggacattaaataaatttaagacagaaatagacagtttcttaaacgataaggggataaggggttatggggagcgggtggggaagtggagctgagttcatgatcagatcagctatgatcttattgaatggcggagcaggctcgaggggtcgtatggcctactcctgttcctatttcttatgttcttatgagtgaatGCGAAGgtgttggaaataaaaacagaacatgttgTAGTGATAATCTGATGACTGGAAGGGTGTAGTGGAAGGTTCTTGGTGTTAGAGAAAGCTGGTGAGGTAGTTGTTGATAGCTTTCTTCCATAGATGCGATGGGGATTTGTTGTGCAGGGTGAGTGTGAAGACAGCAAGGCAGAGAAattggaggagagggaggagtggaaaTTTAAACTTCTGTTGAAGTCACTGAGGTTGGGATGTCACTCTGTGCAAAGGTTGAATGAGATAAATAGGAATGAGATTTCCATGAGAACATGATAGGGTTTGGGCAGCATTAGACAATAAGAACTTTTGTCCAAGTCCTAACCTAAGCATCGTAAGTCTTACTTATAAAACTAATAGTCATTCTTCACGGTTAACCAGGTCTCTATTGAGCCAGTTGCATTCGGTTTCTCATTATAAGGACAATATTCAAGCTCCAGTTTTTTGTTCTGTTcgatgtcagccatgactcagtggtgcACTCTTGCCACTGAATCAGAAACCTGTAGTTTTAGGTCtcatttcagagacttgagcacataatataggatgacacttcagtgcagtactgagggagtgctgcgctgtcagaggtgccttcacacagatgagatgttaaactgagccccatctgccctcttgggtgaatGTACAAAATTCCAtgccattattcaaagaagagcaggggagaactCCCagtgtgttctgaccaatatttatcactcaactaacatcactaaaatagattatctggtcattatcgcattgcagtttgtgggaccttgatgtgcacAATGGTTGCTgtttggctgtaaaacattttgaaacataccaaggtcatgaaaggcacaatataaatagacacacgtctttctttccttttattACTTAGGATAATGTAAGTTTAACAATATTATAATGTACTATCTTGCCTGTATTTGTTTATGGACTTCCACTGACTGATTTCTTAATTCtctgggttttttttaaatttaactctgtaatgtatttgattcatggattctttgcttaagaattcatagcaacaaatagtaattaagaactagttggtttattagcaaagatttaacaatcacacaacacattagccagttcatccaccaggctcacaaccacctgcctcatcgtggatctcctaaacccaactggctgaagttttattgagccttgagaacatcaggtgactggctaagccactcacaattcaacagttctgcaaacctgtgagcatattcacaggtacagACATTACAAactccttttaatgtttttcctcccccactctctcctttaCCTTGTCCCTATATTTCCAGTGTAAATATTCCTCAGTTGCATTAGGGAAGCTCTGTTCCAATTTTCTAGATTTGATGCAGTTTAAATAGACGAGCATGTATGGTCCTAGGATCCTAATAGTCTTCATTTTTTTCTTTTACAGGACACATTATGACATCAGCATCTAATAAAGGGATTTTACGCATCCTGTTAATTTTCATCATCATTTTGGGCTGTTTTGTAACCTTGTTGTTACTGTATGTCAAACCATCTAACAGCTGGATTTATGCTCCCATGGAATCTGCCACATCAGTTTTACGCATGAAAAACCTCTTTACGCCAGGGCCTGAAGAGAATGAAACTATTGTGCTTATCTGGTTGTGGCCTTTTGGTCAGACATTTAAGCTCAATTCTTGTGAATCTGTGTTCAACATCCATAACTGTCACTTGACTGTGGATAAGAACCTGTACAACAAATCCCACGCTGTCCTTATCCATCACAGGGACATCAGTGGGGACTTGTCCAACATGCCCACGCAGCCTCGGCCAGCATTTCAGAAATGGATTTGGATGAATCTGGAGTCACCTACCCACACTCCAAAAAAGACTGGGCTCGACCAACTCTTCAACCTGACCTTGACATATCGGCGGGACTCAGATATCCAAGTGCCTTATGGGTCGCTGATTATGAACAGAGTTCCATTAGCTTTTGAATTGCCTAGTAAAAGCAATCTAGTGTGTTGGGTTGTAAGCAACTGGAACTCTGATCATGCCAGAGTGAAGTATTACAATGAACTCTACAAATACATTGAAATCAACACTTATGGTCAAGCCTTCGGAGAATACCTGAGCGATAAAAGTTTGATCCCTACAATATCTAATTGTAAGTTCTACCTTGCCTTTGAAAACTCGATACATGAAGATTATATAACTGAAAAACTCTACAACGCTTTGCTTGCAGGCACGGTGCCTGTGGTCCTGGGCCCATCTAGAGAAAACTATGAAAATTACATTCCAGCTGATTCTTTCATTCATGTGGATGATTTTCTTTCAGCAAAAGAGCTTGCAGATTACCTGCACATGCTGAATGATAATGAAGACTTGTACATGCATTATTTCAAATGGAGGAAATACTACACAGTGAGGATGGCTCATTTCTGGAATGAACATGCATGTAGTGTCTGTGAGAATATAAAACGACATCAAGAATATAGATCACTTTCCAGTTTAGAGAGATGGTTTTGGGATTGAATGCTGAAATATGTCCCCAGTAAATATTGTGGATCATCCATAGTATTTATGGAATTCAATTGGCTTTTTTCTCCAAAAGAAAATATTTTACATTAATTCTCTTAactgaaaaaaatctacaaacttaTATCTTATATAGGTATGTAAGAATTCataatgcctttgacagtgcagcagggGATTCTTGAGCATCATATTTTCATTTTAAACTGACTTCTGCTGGAAAATGCTATTGCTTTTCAAGCGGAATGTTTTTATTTGAATGACATTCTGTTTCCCCTGTCGCTGCCATTTGTAGTAAAATAATAGAAAAAGTAATCTTTACTGTGAATTAAGGAGAAATTGTCCTCAAATAAATTGCACAACCAATCTGATATTTTAACTGGAGGAATATTATTCAATGTATATTGCAATTTAAAGAAAAGAGCTTGAAATGATTTATATGCACTGTAAATATCCATCCATTTTGAGTAGAGTAGCAATGCTTTGTTTAGTATTTGTATCAATCTTACTTGATCCTTGAGCTCTTATCTCTGTTGCTGTGATGACTTTGTATACAAAGCTGATGAGTTGACTTGAGGACCCACCTCTACAGCCTCCAACAGCAATGTTATTCTGTGATTTGACTGGTAGTAGGATTCAACCACGAATTGAGAATGAGCAAAACTATTACCATTCATTGCAGGCACGTTGGACTCCTATCTATTTAGCAAATAGCCAGCGCAGATGCAATGGGATCTATTTTAACTCCCTCTCCCTGATGGAAGCCAGACAGGAGAGAAGTTAGAATGGAGCGGAGGACTTGCTACTGATTTCCCACCCCAATTTGGCCGATGACAGTTTTAAATTTCAGCCAACTAGCACACCCAACCCAAGCGGTCTTTAAATATGTAGACCAGACTCCAATGACATCATAGGGACCCAACCTGCCTTTTTAACCTGAGACCTGAACAGGGCAGCAGTGGTGGCTACTCTGCCTGGCAATACCTTCCCGGAACAGTTGCCAGGGCCTGTAGGCCAACAAATACTCGTTTTAGTTTACTTGTGGGCCAAAAGGAGCAAGATCCTTTTCATGGGACCCTGGtatcagttctgggacaggaaggaggtaTACCGATGGGATGGGCttcacctgaaccgggatgggacccatgtcctagcagaaaggataaatagggaggtggcaaaggctttaaactagtaagaaggGGACGGGATCTGCAAGAAACATACGCAGCCTAAATATAAATAAAACACGAAAAGAGAGCAAGGGAGGACATTGGCGGCAAGGAAGCAAATTAGGGAATGAGTAAAAAAACATAGactaataatcatgggagatttcaactaccccgatattaattggacagaagagttcggtaaaagggataagggaaaggagttcctacaatgtagacagggctcctttctaacccaatatgtaaaaaggccaacaagggaggattcgctattggatctagtaatggggaatgaaccagagcagataagagaagtaaaagtaggggaactgtAAGACGTGTGGAATTACCCCTCGTCCCGTCTAACAGGTTATAGAGTTTGAAATTGAGATTTATGAGAAATTACACAAGACACACAAGTTCTATCTTTAACATTTTATTGTCCTTAAAACAGATTCAAACCCCCAACCACTATTCGAGCAATTCACCAATAATGTTACAAGAGATGATACATACAACCACCCGCAGATGATTAGTCCAGCAGTAATTGCAGCTCCTTGTAGTCGAGATGACTGGCCAGGCCACCTCCTTCTGACTGCAGCTGTTGCCTCATAGGCGAGGTGACTGGCCAAGCCACCTCCTTCCGACTACAGTGTTGATATCTTTTAGTCACTATCTTTTATACAGTTCTTGTTCTTCCATCACGCAGGAACTGTGTGGGGTATTCCTCCATGGTTCAGCTTAAGTTGTCTGAGCTGTCAATCTTTCAAACATTCACATCCTGTGTCTACCGACCGCTGTCACCGATTAGCTGTCCTTATCAGATCCCGAGTTGCTCAGTCACTCATAAGAATTTTCAGAAGTGGGCAGCAGACCATTTggtcacattacacattacacgtCATTACCTTGTGTCCTGTTTTTCAGAACTCCCAAGGTCTGTTTCCTCCCTTCAACACAAATGTTTTGTTTTATGACCCTGTTCACTCTTCATTGGAGACGCTAAGTTCATCAGGTACATTTGTCCAGCAAAAAGTTTGTTGCTTTTTGTGAGGCATATCAAATTCTGCCGTCCATCTCCATCAGCGAAAGACAACTTGGTACATTCAGCAGCTTTATTTTACTTCAAAAAATATTTTGGCCTGACAGAGCATTTTAATATATGCAAGATTAAGGGTCTGTACATTCTTACAGAACATCTAGGTAATAGAGACTATAATATAATACATTTTAAGATGATAatagagaaggacataagtatgatgaaaaccaaggCAATAGATTGGAgggactgagaatagaacttgggaaggtaaaatgggcaacaatattggcaaacaatgatgtagtacaacaatgggaaacatttaaaatgttgtTTAACAGAGTGCaataaaatatattctgctaaaaggaaagaacaaactaaacactaatgagactccatggatgaataaagacataagggaacaaGTGAGAGTAAGGAAcgtggcatacattaagtacatagacagcaggggagtgcatgataagagagGATACGAAGGGATTAGGTGAGAAGTcaaaaaataattaggaaggcaaagaggaactatgaaattaaattgtcAAGGAACATAAACCAaattagtaaaatattttacacacatatcaataaaaaaggaaggatgggatgggaatagggccatttgcGGATAGACAAGATAATACCACATGTATGACAGggcgatggcagaaatattaaatcattattttgcttcaatatttaccagggagatagaacaggtggacatgacattggatgatgagatgagtaatgagataagtgcatttaaaataaaaaaggataTATTaactaaactaatcaaactcaaagaggatcaaATCCTTGCTCTCGATGgactgcatccacgcattttaaaagaatctagggaagaaatagtagagacattactacacatattcaataatttgttagaaaaaggtgtagtgcctgaggactggcggatagctaacataatacctatatttaagaagggagatagagcatgtccagggaattatagaccagtcaacttaacatcaatgttaggaaaaataatggaatccccactaaaggcgagaatagaagaacatcttaaaaaaaaagtataataatgagtagtcagcatggatttcaaaagggaaaatcttgcttgatcaaacttattgaattttttgaagaggtaacagagagagtagacaatgataatgcagtagatgtaatttatctagattttcaaaaggccttcaataaggtaccccataatagacaaattaataaggtcagagaatgcagagtttgGGGACAAGTAGTACAATGGATTGTTAactggcttcaaggcagaaagcagacAGTGGGAGTAAAgtgtagctattcacagtgacagaaggtagtggtgttccacaaggatcagtgctggggccactgctgttcacaatttacattaatgatttggactttggaatcaaaaatacaatttctaatttctaattttgcagatgataccaaattgggggggatagtcaatactgaggaggactgcaacaaattacagaaggtcattaataaacttgcagaatgggaaaataactggcaaatgaagttcaacacagataaatgtgaggtattatattttggtaggaagaataatggggtcacattacttggaaggtgcgagtctaggtggagtagaggaacaaagggatctcggagtacaaatacaccagtcACTAAAAGTTGCGCCACAGGTTAGTAAGACCGTACaaatagcaaaccaagcactaggtttTATTTCtatagggatagaattgaaaagttgggaagttatgataaacctgtgtcgaaccttggttagaccaaacttggggctggattttgggctttttggatttcaggGCATTAATCGCAGCAGGGTgttaaagttagcacctgaaaatagtttgcgccttcaaCTGCAAGTTTAGGTCAAAAAGTAAGTTGGAGGAGAATTGGTGTTAAGTCAGGAGTCATGCAACCggctttgtgcgcccgagccgaaacCTGTGTCATTAAAGGAGGCGGTCGTTTTGCTCTGCGCCATTTTTTGTTTTTACCCAGtcacaaacactaatgcagggcacAGCTGCTTTCTGCACACATGCACATATAAACTGCCCCATTTTAgctacttctgcagagatggaggagtaggagggaaggcagcatgccaggcgcttCACCAAGAGGTGAGTGAGGCCTTAGTGAATGCAGTGGAAAGGAGGtagtcctcactccatcttgctggggcagCCAAACTACTCCCACCTGTTCTTAAGAGACTGTGGAATGACATTgctcaggaggtgtctgctgcagacactgtggccAGAACTGCCACACAGTATCATAAAAAGTTCAGCGACCTTACCAAgcttgtcagggtgagtaccatttgcatttatgtatgcctccataACTCTAACATGAATCTCATACACCATGTGAAGTTTTTCATGCATATGGTTCCTCCCAACAGTCTGTTGGGTAGGTTTCACAATTCATAAGAAAGATGAAAGCTTACTTCTGCAACCATTGGCTTCTAATGATCCATGCACATAAACCCAatcatttacatccttcctcacaatacactcccagtgctgctatgcctttcagaaagatcacctacagcccCCCTGTTACATCACTCTAACCTCGCAACAATTCCTCACaaagcacatgcaacatccaaacagtttGAATGGAAGCCACTAGAACATTcacagtctcacctattgtactatggtaggcatatgtgccacaacagcagagaaaccctttctgaacccttcctatttttctctttgcagtcaagcactcccacaacaggagggagcagctgggCACAGGCAGAGGGCCGCTCCAATTATTGCCACTCACtgatgtcgaggaacgggtgtcGGCCCTCATAGGTGTACCAGCTCGGGCAGTTGTCGGGGCAATGCTGagtccccttcgggtagtgagggtatttaAATGGGTAGAGCGACTGAAGTGACTGCGTTGAAACATATAATGAAGTGACGGCGGGTCTTCAAATAAACATGTGCAATGTCACCTTGCTCGTGTCACCCTGCACCCTCCCCGGCTGCTGACCACTCGTCTTTTattttctgcttgcagatgaccaaCCACAAGCGCAGCATCCTTCAAGGGAGCCCtctacatctggccatgggggagacgatgagggaggggaagagagtgttctGCCTGAGCCGCAGAGACCACCAGTTTCCCTGTCTGGCCTCACTACATCCGGGGTTTGAGGAGTCAGAAGCTCCTGGCCTTAGTCGCGTACAACACTGCAGTGCGAGaggggaatctcgcaggccagctctccggatggtgagtcagcaaagtcggacTGCTCAACAACAGGCACACacagaactggacttggtggaaatgtccatggAATGGATGCACTGggacggatcccagagagcattgaCAAGCTTCCTATGCCAGTTGTGGAGGCAGCgtcacagattgtcagtgcgactcgggagtccagcgaggtcatcattgcccacacacagaggctggtggcctcgagcagcaacAGTGGCATTCCAGAATGTGTGGCCGTGCCCTTGATCATGTCGCAGATTCgggcgcatcgcaggcacaagcaaTGCTTCAGCTTGGTCAAGTTGATGTCTGCTACTATACTCTCTGTATTCcctactgtccaacggggaagggacggtgccgacgcagaccagcaagttgtggaaacacaacatgctctggatgctgaggccagCCCCGTCGGAGAGTCAATGgctcccacgaaatggaaggtgccGTCCTTccccaggatgacagcattctggctcccaccactgactcgccaaccatgcaccatacacagtTGACACCTCAGCTACCAGTGACTGCTCCCGCCAatgatgaggtgcagcagtccaCTGCTGGACCTTCTGGGCCAAGAGCTGGACCAGAGCGTCCTCAGATGCTGTCTGCATTGTCTGGCCccgcaacacagcagccctctagcatgcttgctgtaggcactgaggcctcattgaggaggagcagcaggcgtgggagggggttaaagggaagGAAGGGGCAAGTGTGGATAAGGCCTGGCACAAGTTGGTGCTCATGGATGTATGTAGCATTGTAAAAATTGTATATAGTTGTTTGATAACAATTGACTCATCTTGAATTGTCTTGCTGCAGGAAACATTTTCctgtttatttacattttgtttaCTGCAGGAATCAGTTTActgtttatttacatttactttaaccattgtataattttggtttttttgggggagtacattgttaattattcatgtctataaaaatatttatttgaccTTTGCCATGgttgtcttgtgtctcattgcagaattaaaTGTAAATTAACTGGCATGGTAGCATAGAGTAGCGAGTCA
This genomic stretch from Pristiophorus japonicus isolate sPriJap1 chromosome 7, sPriJap1.hap1, whole genome shotgun sequence harbors:
- the LOC139266870 gene encoding 4-galactosyl-N-acetylglucosaminide 3-alpha-L-fucosyltransferase 9-like — encoded protein: MTSASNKGILRILLIFIIILGCFVTLLLLYVKPSNSWIYAPMESATSVLRMKNLFTPGPEENETIVLIWLWPFGQTFKLNSCESVFNIHNCHLTVDKNLYNKSHAVLIHHRDISGDLSNMPTQPRPAFQKWIWMNLESPTHTPKKTGLDQLFNLTLTYRRDSDIQVPYGSLIMNRVPLAFELPSKSNLVCWVVSNWNSDHARVKYYNELYKYIEINTYGQAFGEYLSDKSLIPTISNCKFYLAFENSIHEDYITEKLYNALLAGTVPVVLGPSRENYENYIPADSFIHVDDFLSAKELADYLHMLNDNEDLYMHYFKWRKYYTVRMAHFWNEHACSVCENIKRHQEYRSLSSLERWFWD